In Pseudonocardia cypriaca, a single genomic region encodes these proteins:
- a CDS encoding tripartite tricarboxylate transporter TctB family protein has product MTADPTAAPTGIPWRHDLVSGLLAAVLGAAVVLHVRTFPELPDGQPGPALFPSIVGGLLVLFGLVLVVRAVLARGEPAADPDAGITGRGRLRALAVLGLVVGYVLLAETLGFLLTMGVLLFLLMWLLGARPLVAVLAAAATTGFILLVFEELLLVPLPQGLFG; this is encoded by the coding sequence GTGACCGCCGATCCCACCGCCGCGCCCACCGGCATCCCGTGGCGCCACGACCTGGTCAGCGGTCTGCTCGCCGCCGTTCTCGGCGCAGCGGTCGTGCTGCACGTCCGCACGTTCCCGGAGCTCCCGGACGGCCAGCCCGGTCCCGCGCTCTTCCCGAGCATCGTCGGTGGGCTGCTGGTGTTGTTCGGGCTGGTGCTCGTGGTGCGTGCGGTGCTGGCCAGAGGTGAGCCTGCGGCCGACCCGGACGCGGGCATCACCGGGCGGGGGCGGCTGCGCGCGCTCGCGGTGCTCGGGCTCGTCGTCGGCTACGTCCTGCTGGCCGAGACGCTCGGGTTCCTCCTGACGATGGGAGTGCTGCTGTTCCTGCTGATGTGGCTGCTCGGGGCGCGTCCGCTGGTGGCGGTGCTCGCCGCAGCAGCCACCACCGGGTTCATCCTGCTGGTGTTCGAGGAGCTGCTGCTCGTCCCGCTGCCGCAGGGCCTGTTCGGGTAG
- a CDS encoding tripartite tricarboxylate transporter substrate binding protein — MPLTRRIRLAVLPVALSMVLAACGGGASNSSAPASPCDTSEDFPSRPIELIVPWAAGGGTDSVARFVGTQLAERLDTQVNVVNRTGGGGVVGHSAIATARPDGTTIGMATVEITMMHWQGLTDLTFEQLTPIGLVNSDPAGVTVRTDAPWADVQQLLAEAKTQPGATTASGTGRGGIWDLARAGMLLEVALPPDAIRWVPSEGAAPALQELVAGGVHVSTASLVENRTMIEAGRAKALAVMAEERLPNFPDVPTLREQGIDFTMAAWRGIAGPEGLPEDVVGELGCHLDGIVHSPAYEEFMRTAGFGIVWRGPQDFGAYLAQQDAEKGEIMRAAGLTG; from the coding sequence ATGCCGCTGACCCGCCGCATCCGTCTCGCCGTTCTACCGGTCGCGCTCAGCATGGTCCTGGCGGCCTGCGGGGGAGGGGCGAGCAACAGCAGCGCCCCCGCGTCACCGTGCGACACCTCCGAGGACTTCCCGAGCCGCCCGATCGAGCTGATCGTGCCGTGGGCGGCGGGCGGTGGCACCGACAGCGTCGCGCGCTTCGTCGGCACGCAGCTGGCCGAGCGGCTCGACACGCAGGTCAACGTCGTCAACCGGACGGGTGGGGGCGGGGTGGTCGGCCACAGTGCCATCGCCACGGCCCGGCCCGACGGCACGACGATCGGGATGGCCACCGTCGAGATAACGATGATGCACTGGCAGGGGCTGACGGACCTCACCTTCGAGCAGCTCACCCCGATCGGGCTGGTGAACTCCGACCCGGCCGGCGTCACGGTGCGGACCGACGCACCGTGGGCGGACGTCCAGCAGCTGCTCGCCGAGGCGAAGACGCAGCCGGGGGCGACCACGGCGTCCGGCACCGGGCGGGGCGGGATCTGGGACCTCGCGCGCGCCGGCATGCTGCTCGAGGTGGCGCTGCCCCCCGACGCGATCCGGTGGGTGCCGAGCGAGGGTGCGGCGCCTGCGCTGCAGGAGCTGGTGGCGGGCGGCGTCCACGTCTCGACGGCGAGCCTGGTGGAGAACCGCACGATGATCGAGGCCGGGCGCGCGAAGGCCCTCGCCGTGATGGCCGAGGAGCGCCTGCCGAACTTCCCGGACGTGCCCACGCTGCGCGAGCAGGGCATCGACTTCACGATGGCGGCCTGGCGGGGCATCGCCGGACCGGAGGGCCTGCCCGAGGACGTGGTCGGCGAGCTCGGCTGCCACCTCGACGGGATCGTGCACAGCCCCGCGTACGAGGAGTTCATGCGCACGGCGGGCTTCGGCATCGTCTGGCGCGGGCCGCAGGACTTCGGGGCATACCTCGCCCAGCAGGACGCCGAGAAGGGCGAGATCATGCGCGCCGCCGGGCTGACGGGGTGA
- a CDS encoding FadR/GntR family transcriptional regulator, with amino-acid sequence MRPGRADVVAEQLLDLVLDGTFPIGGPLPSESELAARFGVSRLTVREAIRSLVPTRVLDVQQGRSTLVNPAGMWSPLDGRLLLARSRTEGDPLLLLRRLLEARRAVEVAIVELAAVRRDDSHLERLRTLHQKMLDGHARGDVAATAEADLAFHTALFEAADNVFLDALFEPLSSVLRAMREETSAVPDFRSHALDRHAAILRAVEAGDPVRARAAMEAHLQQTEEDVERYLDPAALGAR; translated from the coding sequence ATGCGCCCCGGGCGAGCTGACGTGGTGGCCGAGCAGCTGCTCGACCTCGTGCTCGACGGCACGTTCCCCATCGGCGGGCCATTGCCCAGCGAGTCCGAGCTCGCCGCCCGGTTCGGCGTCAGCCGGCTCACGGTGCGCGAGGCCATCCGCTCGCTGGTTCCCACCCGGGTGCTCGACGTGCAGCAGGGCCGCTCGACGCTCGTGAACCCGGCCGGCATGTGGTCCCCGCTGGACGGCAGGCTGCTCCTGGCGCGCAGCCGCACCGAAGGTGACCCGCTGCTGCTGCTGCGCAGGCTCCTGGAAGCCCGCCGGGCCGTCGAGGTCGCGATCGTCGAGCTCGCCGCCGTCCGCCGCGACGATTCCCACCTCGAGCGGCTGCGCACCTTGCACCAGAAGATGCTCGACGGCCACGCGCGCGGCGACGTCGCGGCCACAGCAGAGGCGGACCTGGCCTTCCACACCGCACTGTTCGAGGCCGCCGACAACGTCTTCCTCGATGCGCTGTTCGAGCCGCTCAGCTCGGTGCTGCGCGCGATGCGGGAGGAGACCTCGGCCGTGCCGGACTTCCGCAGCCACGCGCTCGACCGGCACGCCGCGATCCTGCGTGCGGTCGAGGCGGGCGACCCGGTGCGGGCGAGGGCCGCGATGGAGGCCCACCTGCAGCAGACCGAGGAGGACGTCGAGCGCTACCTCGACCCCGCGGCGCTGGGCGCTAGATGA
- a CDS encoding Nramp family divalent metal transporter, translated as MSESIERSAVTDPYTLTADGIKEPPVGWRASMRYFGPGLILSASIVGSGELIATTALGAQAGFVLLWLVIVSTLVKVAVQIELARWTIATGQPALTGYAKVPPKLFGVGWVNLLWAVLALSKLLQLGGIIGGTAVAFSILLPIGGDPLAFVSLLFWTTVLAIASIALLYSNRYSLIERGAALLVVTFTAITVLIALGLPATPFAYGLDDLGSGLAFLIPAGALGAALAMFGITGVGADEITFYTYWCVEKGYARWVGPNDGSEAWVRRANGWIRVMYKDAMVSWVIYTFGTIAFYLMGAAVLHPQGLAPQGNTMITTLSRMYTDTLGEWASVVFLLGAIAVLGSTMWAAIPSWARMYTNLLATFGVLDWQDPVARLKWIRIFTVALPLLWAVIYLTIQSPVIMVQIAGVMTGIFLIGVVWAVYWLRRNETDPRLHGGRAFAVCLAVSSTAIALLGAYSLADVIGFI; from the coding sequence ATGTCCGAGAGCATCGAGAGGTCGGCCGTAACCGATCCGTACACGCTCACCGCGGACGGCATCAAGGAGCCGCCCGTCGGATGGCGGGCGAGCATGCGCTACTTCGGCCCCGGCCTGATCCTCAGCGCCTCGATCGTCGGGTCCGGCGAGCTGATCGCGACCACGGCCCTGGGGGCGCAGGCCGGGTTCGTGCTGCTCTGGCTGGTGATCGTCAGCACGCTGGTGAAGGTGGCGGTGCAGATCGAGCTGGCGCGGTGGACGATCGCCACCGGTCAGCCCGCGCTCACCGGCTACGCCAAGGTCCCCCCGAAGCTGTTCGGGGTCGGCTGGGTGAACCTGCTGTGGGCGGTGCTGGCCCTGTCCAAGCTGTTGCAGCTCGGCGGCATCATCGGCGGCACGGCCGTCGCGTTCAGCATCCTGCTGCCGATCGGCGGCGACCCGCTCGCGTTCGTCTCCCTGCTGTTCTGGACCACGGTCCTCGCCATCGCCAGCATCGCGCTGCTCTACTCCAACCGCTACTCGCTGATCGAGCGCGGCGCAGCGCTGCTCGTCGTGACGTTCACGGCCATCACGGTGCTCATCGCGCTCGGCCTTCCGGCCACCCCGTTCGCATACGGGCTCGACGACCTCGGCAGCGGTCTGGCGTTCCTGATCCCGGCCGGCGCGCTCGGTGCGGCCCTGGCGATGTTCGGCATCACCGGCGTCGGCGCGGACGAGATCACCTTCTACACGTACTGGTGCGTGGAGAAGGGCTACGCGCGCTGGGTCGGCCCGAACGACGGCAGCGAGGCGTGGGTCCGGCGGGCGAACGGCTGGATCCGGGTGATGTACAAGGACGCGATGGTGTCCTGGGTGATCTACACCTTCGGGACGATCGCGTTCTACCTGATGGGTGCGGCAGTGCTGCACCCGCAGGGTCTCGCCCCCCAGGGCAACACGATGATCACCACGCTGTCCCGGATGTACACCGACACCCTCGGCGAGTGGGCGAGCGTCGTCTTCCTGCTCGGCGCGATCGCGGTGCTCGGGTCGACGATGTGGGCCGCGATCCCCAGCTGGGCGCGGATGTACACCAACCTGCTGGCCACGTTCGGCGTGCTGGACTGGCAGGACCCCGTCGCCCGGCTGAAGTGGATCCGCATCTTCACCGTCGCGCTGCCCCTGCTGTGGGCCGTGATCTACCTGACGATCCAGTCGCCGGTGATCATGGTGCAGATCGCGGGCGTGATGACCGGGATCTTCCTCATCGGAGTGGTGTGGGCGGTGTACTGGCTGCGGCGGAACGAGACGGACCCACGCCTGCACGGCGGGCGGGCCTTCGCGGTGTGCCTCGCCGTGAGCAGCACCGCGATCGCGCTGCTCGGCGCCTACTCGCTGGCGGACGTCATCGGGTTCATCTAG
- a CDS encoding tripartite tricarboxylate transporter permease codes for MGDLATALGMLADPTLILVVLASAVYGLFIGAIPGLSATLATALLVPFVFFLDPLPAIAAVITMSAMAIFAGDLPSALVRMPGTPASAAYTEDAYLQTRAGHGARALGVALVGSVIGGIAGAVVLMVAAPLLAEFALQFTSYEYFWIAVLGLTASVIISAGSQVKGAISLLIGLILATVGIDIALGYARFTFGSTDLLQGISFIPAMIGLFGLSEVLRGVLRPGGPVHVARLRTQGMFRETVHTLRRYWRGMVSGNAIGSVIGALPGAGGDIAAWVSYAATKNASKEGHLFGKGEGHVAPIVSAGSANNAALASAYVPTLVFGIPGDTITAILLGVLLVKGVQPGPVLFENDAPLLYGIYLIFILANLLLIPLGYLAIRGSAWLLRVPSTVLMPVIVAFCVVGSFSINNGYLEIVIMLVLGVLGYLLERSGFPLAPVVLGLVLGPIVEKNFMQSVIKTDWDLTQFLTRPISAALLVLTVLVLLYPVLRGLLRRRSAVDASG; via the coding sequence ATGGGTGATCTCGCGACGGCGCTGGGGATGCTCGCCGACCCCACCCTCATCCTCGTGGTGCTCGCCTCGGCGGTGTACGGCCTGTTCATCGGGGCCATCCCCGGGCTCTCGGCGACCCTCGCCACGGCCCTGCTGGTGCCGTTCGTGTTCTTCCTCGACCCGCTGCCTGCGATCGCGGCGGTCATCACGATGTCGGCGATGGCGATCTTCGCGGGCGACCTGCCCTCGGCGCTCGTGCGCATGCCCGGCACCCCCGCGAGCGCCGCCTACACGGAGGACGCCTACCTGCAGACCCGGGCCGGCCACGGGGCGAGGGCGCTCGGGGTGGCGCTGGTCGGGTCGGTGATCGGCGGGATCGCAGGCGCGGTGGTGCTCATGGTGGCGGCACCGCTCCTCGCCGAGTTCGCGTTGCAGTTCACCTCGTACGAGTACTTCTGGATCGCGGTGCTCGGACTCACCGCCTCGGTGATCATCTCCGCGGGCTCCCAGGTCAAAGGCGCGATCTCGCTGCTCATCGGGTTGATCCTCGCCACCGTCGGGATCGACATCGCGCTGGGCTACGCCCGGTTCACGTTCGGCAGCACCGATCTGCTGCAGGGGATCAGCTTCATCCCGGCGATGATCGGCCTTTTCGGCCTGTCCGAGGTGCTGCGCGGCGTGCTGCGGCCGGGCGGGCCGGTGCACGTGGCGCGGCTGCGCACGCAGGGCATGTTCCGCGAGACCGTGCACACCCTCCGGCGGTACTGGCGCGGGATGGTCAGCGGCAACGCCATCGGCAGCGTGATCGGGGCGCTGCCCGGCGCCGGCGGCGACATCGCCGCCTGGGTCTCCTACGCCGCCACGAAGAACGCCTCGAAGGAGGGGCACCTCTTCGGCAAGGGGGAGGGGCACGTCGCGCCGATCGTGTCGGCGGGTTCGGCCAACAACGCAGCGCTCGCATCGGCGTACGTCCCGACGCTCGTGTTCGGCATCCCCGGCGACACGATCACCGCGATCCTGCTCGGGGTGCTGCTCGTGAAGGGCGTGCAGCCCGGGCCGGTCCTCTTCGAGAACGACGCCCCGCTGCTCTACGGCATCTACCTGATCTTCATCCTGGCGAACCTCCTGCTGATCCCGCTCGGGTACCTCGCGATCCGGGGCAGCGCGTGGCTCCTGCGGGTGCCGTCGACGGTGCTGATGCCGGTGATCGTGGCGTTCTGCGTCGTCGGCTCCTTCTCGATCAACAACGGCTACCTCGAGATCGTGATCATGCTGGTGCTCGGGGTGCTCGGCTACCTGCTGGAGCGCTCGGGCTTCCCACTGGCACCGGTGGTGCTCGGGCTCGTGCTGGGCCCGATCGTCGAGAAGAACTTCATGCAGAGTGTGATCAAGACGGACTGGGACCTCACCCAGTTCCTGACCAGGCCGATCAGTGCGGCGCTGCTCGTCCTGACCGTGTTGGTGCTGCTCTACCCGGTGCTGCGCGGCCTGCTGCGGCGACGGTCAGCGGTTGACGCTTCCGGGTGA
- a CDS encoding 2-hydroxyacid dehydrogenase has translation MPVPMHDVVVEGCEERFELLRLWEAADPDALLAERGADVRGLAVGGHRRIDATLFDRLPNLQIVANFGVGYDSVDVDAASERGVIVTNTPGVLDDEVADTAVALLLMTVRELAQAERYLRAGRWAAEGTYPLTDLTVTGRRLGILGLGRIGEAIARRAEPFGMTVGYHNRSEKDVPYRYYPSLLEMARDVDTLMVVVPGNAATRHLVDAEVLEALGPDGVLVNIGRGTVVDEVALIGALKTRTIRAAGLDVYEDEPNVPQELIDLDNAVLLPHVGSASKPTRRAMGQLVVDNLTSWFTEGRALTPVNG, from the coding sequence ATGCCAGTCCCCATGCACGACGTGGTCGTCGAGGGCTGCGAGGAACGTTTCGAGCTGCTGCGGCTGTGGGAAGCCGCCGACCCCGACGCGCTGCTCGCCGAACGCGGTGCGGACGTTCGGGGTCTCGCCGTCGGAGGCCATCGGCGCATCGACGCCACCCTCTTCGATCGGCTTCCCAACCTGCAGATCGTGGCGAACTTCGGCGTCGGGTACGACAGCGTGGACGTGGACGCCGCCAGTGAGCGGGGGGTGATCGTCACCAACACCCCCGGAGTGCTGGACGACGAGGTCGCCGACACCGCCGTCGCACTGCTCCTGATGACCGTCCGGGAGCTGGCGCAGGCCGAGCGGTACCTGCGCGCGGGCCGGTGGGCGGCCGAGGGCACCTACCCGCTCACGGACCTGACCGTCACCGGCCGCAGGCTGGGCATCCTCGGCCTCGGCCGGATCGGCGAGGCGATCGCGCGGCGCGCCGAGCCCTTCGGGATGACGGTTGGCTACCACAACCGCAGCGAGAAGGACGTCCCGTACCGCTACTACCCGTCGCTCCTGGAGATGGCGCGCGACGTCGACACGCTGATGGTCGTCGTGCCCGGCAACGCCGCCACCCGCCACCTCGTCGACGCCGAGGTGCTGGAGGCGCTCGGCCCCGACGGCGTGCTCGTCAACATCGGGCGCGGCACGGTGGTCGACGAGGTCGCCCTCATCGGGGCGCTGAAGACGCGCACGATCCGCGCGGCGGGCCTCGACGTGTACGAGGACGAGCCGAACGTCCCGCAGGAGCTGATCGACCTCGACAACGCCGTGCTGCTCCCCCACGTCGGGTCGGCGAGCAAGCCCACGCGGCGGGCCATGGGGCAGCTGGTGGTCGACAACCTGACGAGCTGGTTCACCGAGGGCCGAGCCCTCACCCCGGTCAACGGCTGA